In one window of Gemmatimonadaceae bacterium DNA:
- a CDS encoding lasso RiPP family leader peptide-containing protein produces MTKRLLMYERPRLERYGTFRELTQVSLNLGAFALNSNVVNGSVASCDCLPDDGPGPGTRS; encoded by the coding sequence ATGACCAAGAGGCTTCTCATGTATGAGCGTCCCCGGCTCGAACGGTACGGCACGTTCCGCGAACTGACCCAGGTGTCCCTGAATCTGGGAGCGTTCGCGCTGAACTCGAACGTCGTGAACGGCTCCGTGGCGTCCTGCGACTGTCTCCCGGACGACGGTCCGGGTCCCGGCACGCGAAGCTGA